Proteins encoded together in one uncultured Sphaerochaeta sp. window:
- a CDS encoding pyridoxamine 5'-phosphate oxidase family protein: MFRAMRRAKQQLNEKETMAILEAGSYGTLACLGDDSYPYAIPLNYVYLDNTLYMHSAKQGHKVDAIANHRKVSFTVVGQDQIVSKEYTTYFSSVIAFGKARLAEGDEYTRAFTALTDKYASDRPKQERIEQVRECRQAIIIAIDIEHLSGKQAKELSQK, encoded by the coding sequence ATGTTCAGAGCGATGCGTAGAGCAAAGCAGCAACTCAATGAGAAAGAGACCATGGCCATACTTGAAGCAGGTTCCTATGGTACGCTTGCCTGCCTTGGGGACGATTCCTACCCATATGCAATTCCCCTCAATTACGTCTACCTTGACAATACGCTCTACATGCATAGCGCCAAGCAAGGGCATAAAGTCGATGCCATTGCAAACCACAGGAAAGTGTCTTTCACCGTTGTAGGCCAGGACCAGATTGTAAGCAAGGAGTACACTACCTACTTTTCCAGTGTCATTGCTTTTGGGAAGGCACGATTGGCTGAAGGAGATGAGTATACAAGGGCCTTTACAGCCCTCACTGACAAATATGCGAGCGACAGACCGAAACAGGAACGTATAGAACAGGTCAGGGAATGCAGGCAGGCAATCATTATCGCCATTGATATTGAGCACCTCTCAGGCAAACAAGCAAAAGAGTTGTCTCAGAAGTAA
- a CDS encoding rubredoxin, translating to MKEYECDLCGYVYDPKVGDPDNGIKPGTAFEDLPEDWVCPLCGAPKSDFSPRD from the coding sequence ATGAAAGAGTACGAATGCGATCTTTGTGGGTATGTATATGACCCGAAAGTAGGTGATCCCGATAACGGAATCAAGCCCGGAACAGCCTTTGAAGATCTCCCCGAGGATTGGGTTTGCCCTCTCTGTGGAGCTCCTAAGTCTGACTTTTCACCCCGCGACTAA
- a CDS encoding nitroreductase family protein, which produces MAMLEIIEKRRAYRALDTKPISDDILVRLAEAAHTAPSSMNNQPWRLVTVSDETVLEKLKEALAPGNYWAKKAPALVAVVTNNAWGMTLGERHYAPFELGMAAMAYQLQAVQEGLYVHPIAGFNADLAKEVLGIADEDSIMVLMVVGYPGDSSHLSEKHLESENGKRDRLPLENVHAFNHFDKQLKPKGK; this is translated from the coding sequence ATGGCAATGTTAGAAATTATTGAGAAAAGGAGAGCCTATCGTGCTCTCGATACAAAACCCATCAGTGATGACATCTTGGTCCGTCTAGCAGAAGCAGCGCACACCGCACCTTCATCCATGAACAACCAACCATGGAGACTGGTGACCGTCTCTGATGAAACAGTATTGGAAAAGCTCAAGGAAGCACTGGCTCCGGGTAACTACTGGGCAAAGAAGGCTCCAGCGTTGGTAGCGGTGGTAACCAACAACGCCTGGGGAATGACCCTTGGTGAACGCCATTATGCCCCATTTGAACTGGGTATGGCAGCGATGGCGTATCAGCTTCAGGCTGTACAGGAAGGACTGTATGTACACCCCATCGCAGGGTTCAATGCCGATCTGGCAAAAGAAGTGTTAGGCATTGCTGATGAAGACTCCATCATGGTACTGATGGTGGTAGGATACCCAGGAGACAGCTCCCACCTAAGCGAAAAACACCTGGAGAGTGAAAACGGCAAACGCGATCGCCTTCCCTTGGAGAACGTGCATGCATTCAACCATTTTGATAAGCAGTTGAAACCAAAGGGCAAATAG